The Dehalobacter sp. DCM sequence GAGCAATTCTGTCAGGCTGAACTCTTCTTTCAGAAATTCCAGCGTACTGTTATCATGCCGCGCTAAAAATAACAACTTATCAATCAGTTCCTGCATATTCACGGCTTCATTCCGAATTGCCGTCACGGATTCCTGTAAGACTTCGGTATCATTCTTTCCCCAGCGGTCAAGCATATCAGCATACCCCTGGATGACAGCAATCGGCGTCCGCAGCTCGTGTGATGCATCAGAGACAAATTGTTTCTGTCTATTATATTGATCTTCGAGCCTGTTCATCATTTCATTGAAGGTCAGCGCCAGTTCCTTTAGTTCATTTTTTGATCCGCTAACGTTGATCCTCAAATTTAAATTTTGCTCAGATATATCTCTGACCGTCCGGGTCATATCTTTAATTGGCTGAAAAATGCCCTTACCCGATAAACCAATCGCGATGAGTGCAAGAAAAAGAAAGACCAGATATACCATACCCATAATTGCCGCAAGAGAACGCAGTGTCCATAACTCATCCTGAATATCCGTATAGATGACCATCTTTACAGCGTTACTGCCCACAGAAAAATTCTTCTGCATTGAAAAGTATATATGCTGGCCGTTAAGCGCAATACCATATGCACTTTTGGAACCGTATTCCCTAAACCCGTGATCCATTGTAAGATCAATTTTCAGTTGAGGGTCATCGGCATAGAGCAGGACATTGTTTTCTTGGCAATAATCTTGTATTAAAGCATAAAGTTCACCGTTTAATTCACCGTCTGTTAAAGGGGGTGCCACAAGATCCCTGTGGAGTATCTCCTGAATACCCGCTTGATTCTGCTGTACCGCGGCGTGTATCCTGATGCCGCCGAATAGCAGGATAACCGCAAGACCGGCACCAAACATCGTAATAAGTAATATTCCGATATAACGAAATGAAAGGGTCAGCCGAATAGAATACTGAATCTTCTCCCGAATCCATTGATACATAAAAATGACCATGTAGACCGGGAAAAACACGATCTTTCGAATATTTACCGGCTTCTTAGTTGTATTTGTATTCCTGTCCGAATTCGTACTCTTATCCATACAAGACTCTCAACCATGCCTTTTCCCAGTCTCTAGTATTATGATCTTTCAATAATTAGACAAATATATTCTTTTTGGGTCCGGTCCACGCACCACATTCCGCTTTCGGCTCTTGCGCCATCCGTGAATTTGCATTAAGGAAGTTAAAATTCTTTTGCCCTCCTTGGCGAATTTTAACTTAGGTCCATCCATGGACCGTTGCGCTTCGCAATCCTACTCCGCTTATCGCCGGAAGTGTGGCACGCAGACCGAGCTATGGGGGTTGAATGAGCCTTTAACTCATGAAGAAAGCGGTTGTTCGCCGTTATTATCTGGTTGTTTAAATAAATATCCAACGCCTCTTACCGTGTGAATAAATTGTAGTCCATATTTCTGATCAATTTTGTTGCGTAAATACTTGATATAGACGTCGGTAACATTCGTATCTCCAAAATAGTCATATCCCCATACATGGTCAAGTATTTTCTCCCGGGACAGAACAATACCCCGGTTCTCCATCAAATAGGCGAGAAGCTCGAATTCCTTTTTGGACAAAGCGATATCTGACTCCTTGAACGATACGCGATATTCATCTTTATACAACCTAAGGGGTCCAGCCTCCAGAATATTATGCTGATCCTCCTTTTTCCCTCTGCGTTTCAAGATGACCCGGATCCGTGCGAGTAATTCCTCAATGGCAAACGATTTTGTCATGTAGTCGTCTGCTCCGCTATCAAGTCCCATGACCTTGTCGGAGACATCATCTTTTGCTGTCAGCATAATTATCGGAATGTCGGATTCCTTTCGGACACGTCGACATATTTCTATACCGCTTAATCCCGGCAGCATGAGATCCAAAATAATCAAATCCGCCTTCCCGGCAAGCGCCTTTTCGTAACCCGCTCTTCCATCGTGTGCCAGCTCGACGTCATAGCCCTCATGTGTCAGTTCAAGTTCCAGGAAACGGGCAATCTTTACTTCATCCTCAATAACCAAGATTTTGGTTTTCATTATGCCCTCCCCATTGATTCGTAGTATTGAGGCAATTAATGATTATGCCATTTCATTATACGAGTAAATGAACCTGCAAACAACAGAGTTTCACAGGTTCATTTTTCGCTCACACCTCATACCATCGCCGTATATTACTATCCGATTGTAATTTCATTATATCCGTCTTCTTTTTTCTCTTCCTTAGTGTTGGGTTGGTTAGATTCAGGTTGATCCTCTTGATGTTGTGTTTCGCAGGTAACCGGTTTTTCACGCATCTTGTCCGCAGCATCCCTTACTTTGCTGCTAATTTCGTCTACAAATTCATTGACATTGACATCCTCGCCTTGTTCCTTTCTGACACGGATGCGGTATCCCATGAGATAAAGGACGACGAATGCTGCGATATCAATCCATATGATCGGCAACGTGATCAACACGGCAATGATCAAGATGTTCAACGGAATATTCAGAAAAGTACTTCCAGCCTTTTCAATTATGATCCGGGTTGCAAAACCTTTACGGATAAGCTCCCTGACCTTTTTGCCAAAACTCTTCGTATCTTTCTCTGCTTTTTTTTGATGTGCATTAGACTTAAATCCATGTTTCTTTTCAAATTCAACAATCGCACTGATGAGATCGCCATTATTTTTTTCGAGAAGATCCTTAGCCTCAGAATAACTGCAATTGGTTCTTTTTCTCATCTCATCGATTTGTTCCAAACTGATAGTCATGTAGTATCAACTCCATTTCTTTATTATGGCCTTATTCTAAACCCCCGCGATTAAACCGTACTAAGCAAATAATTAGAATTTAATTAAAATTACCTTAATAGAAGCTTATAGTGGCTATTCATAGCACAAAAACGAGAAATATGACTATTTATTATAAATGCTTCTGGCGAATTGACATAGCCAAAATTAATAATTATAATTATTTTCGATGCGAAATATTTGCACAAGAAATATCAATGGTAATAGTGTCGTTGTAAGGAGGGATAATCTAAAATTGGATAAAAAGTACAGCGAGGTGGATTTAGTCAAGCTTTTTTTCGAAATATTTAAGAGTTTCAAGCGAAACATGAGTAAGTGTTTTGTGGATAATGGTGTGACAATGCCGCAAGGAATGGTACTTACTGTCCTTACGCATCATGGCGAGATGAAAATCTCAGAATTAAGCAATGCCGTCAATTTATCGAACAGCACAATTTCCGGTATTGTCGATCGATTGGAAAAACAGGAGCTTGTTATCCGAACTCGGAGTGAGGATGATCGACGGATCGTCTATGTTAAAGCAAGTCCAAAAGCGGAATCATTCCATAAACAACACCATGACATGATACGCCAAAACATGGAGAAGATGCTAAGCAAAGCAACCCCGGAGGAAATTGAGAAAATATATGATGGGCTGACCGTATTAAAAAAAGTATTAAATCAAGATACATGATTCTCTGCTTCCGCGCATATTAATATCGTTGCTTTACGTCTTCCAAAGTATAATCTTAGAAAGGATACCCTATATGCTGAAATTATTTCGGTTTTTAAAGCCGTATCGATTAATGATTATCGGTGTCGTCATCATGGTTTTCCTTCAATCCATGGGCGACCTTTATCTGCCGACACTGATGGCGGATATTATCAACGAAGGCGTTATGAACGGAGATACTCAGAAAATCCTGCATATCGGCGGAATTATGCTTCTGGTCGCCGGTGCGGCTACCTTCTGTTCCATAATCGCCAGTTACTTAGCCTCAAAATCAGCCGTGGGATTAGGCACGATTCTGCGCAGTAAGATTTTTAATCGCGTAGAAAGTTTTTCTCTTCATGAATTTGACAAGATTGGCACGTCAACCCTGATTACGCGAACGACGAATGATATTACCCAGATTCAGATGGTGACCATCCTGATTCTGCGTATGATGATCAGCGCACCCATTATGGCCGTCGGCGGCATTATTCTGGCATTGCGTCAGGATAAGGAGTTGACTTGGGTTCTTGCCGTTTCGATTCCCCTTCTGGCAATTATTGTCGCCTTCATCGCGTCGAAAATGATCCCGCTGTTTCGGAAGATCCAATTCAAAATTGACAAAATCAACTTGGTACTGCGGGAAAAGCTGACCGGTGTACGTGTTATTCGAGCTTTTAATACCATCGAGTTTGAAAGAAAACGTTTTGAAGCCGCTAATGTTGATTTAACTAACACCTTTATTAAGGTCAATAAAATTATGGCCTTTATGATGCCGTCCATCATGCTGATTATGAACCTGACCTCACTGGCGATCCTCTGGTTCGGCGGCATCCGCATCAGTGTCGGTGATATGAGCCTTGGTGCCCTGACTGCATTTACACAGTATGCCATGCAGATTATGTTTTCGATGCTGATGCTGGCGATGATGTTTATCATGGTACCCCGCTCCCAGGCTGCGGCTATTCGTATCAATGAAGTACTTGATACCCAACCTGAAATACTTGATGCCAGGGAGCTTAAAGATTCCTTCTTAGGCAAAGGCTATGTCGAATTTAAAGATGTTACCTTCAGTTATCACGGGGCCGAGGAGCCAGCGATTCGGAACATTACATTTGCTGCCAGACCCGGCGAAATTACGGCGATCATCGGCAGTACCGGCGCAGGCAAATCCACGCTTATCAATCTTATTCCTCGTTTTTATGATGTCGACAGCGGCAGTATCCTGATTGACGGAGTGGACATCAGAGAAATTTCCCAGGAAAACCTGCGGCGGAAAATCGGGCTTGTCCCCCAGAAAGCGATTCTTTTTTCTGGGACGATCGCGGACAATATCCGCTTCGGATATGAGCAGGCAACAGATGAAGAAGTCAGCCATGCTGCTGAAGTAGCACAAGCATCCGAATTTATCGACAAAATGGACGGCCGGTATGATCATAAAATCGCTCAAGGCGGTTTAAATGTATCCGGCGGACAGAAACAGCGTCTGGCTATTGCCCGAGCCCTGGTCCGCAAACCGGAAATCTATATTTTCGATGATAGTTTCTCCGCTCTGGACTTTAAAACCGATGCTCGCTTGCGGGCAGCACTGAAAAAAGAAATTGCTGAATCTACCGTTCTAATTGTTGCACAGCGGGTGGGGACTGTTATGGACGCTGATCGGATCATCGTCCTGGATAACGGTCGGATAGCCGGTATCGGCACACACAAAGATTTGCTGAAAAGCTGTGACGTCTATCATGAAATTGTTTCATCCCAGCTGTCTGAGGAGGAAATAGCATGAGCGAAGTAAATAACACCCAGCAATCACGGCCGAACAGCAATCAGCGCAGACCTTTCGGTCCGGGCAGTGGCCCCGGCGGCGGTCCCGGCGGACATTTCGGAGCGCCGACTGAAAAAGCCAAGAATTTCAAAGGCAGTCTCCGCAGGCTGATTCGATATTTAAAACCACATAAACGCAATCTGATCATTGTCCTGATCTTTGCCGTAGCCAGTACATCTTTTACGATTGCCGCACCGAAAATCAGCAGTAAAGCGATCAATAATCTTCAGGAATCCTATATGGCCCGTACGATGCTGAATAAAATGTCCGATGCGCAGACACAGGCTGTCGACAGTATCACCACCCAACTCACCGATGCCCAAAGCAAAGCCGTCGATCAGATCAGCCAAAATATGACCGAAGCCCAGACCACGGCGGTGGATGCCATCGAACAAAAAATAGGGGATGCCCAGAGTAAGGCAGTATCTGGAATTGTCATGCAGATGTCTGCCGTCCAGAAATCGATGCTAGCTCAGTTTAAAGCGATGACGGCCGCCCCGATCTCCGCTTCAACTGCAATTCCTCCTGCGCAGCAGACTCAGATGACTCCGGAAACCCTAAAAGCAATTCAGGAGTTCGTGAAACTGCCGCTAATTGACACCATCAAAGATTCTTCAACTAGAAATGCTACAATCATCAAGATGCTCGACCTGCTGCAGAGTATGCCCGCCACAGGACAGCCTTCCCAACAGTTTGATGCTGACTCCGTCGCCGCAATGAAGACACTGCTTAATCTTCCGATGATCAATTCTATTTCAAATCCCGAGAAAAAAGCACAGATTACGATCCGGGTTATGAACGCGTTTCAGGCTATGCCAAGTACCAGCAGTATCTCTTCCGCATCAATGGACGCTGCTACGGTAAAAGCGGTAAAAGATCTCTTGCAGTTGCCGCTCTTGGCCAATACGGAAGATCCTCAGGCTAAATCCGCCCTGCTTTTGCAAGTGATCGCGGTCTTTAAAATCATGCCATCCTCGGCACTGACCGGTGACAATACATCAGAAACTACTGATAAGATCGATCCTGAAACGCTGGATACAATCGAAGAATTAACCGCGCTGCCTTCTTTGGATTCATTGACAGATGCTCAGACGAAAGCGGCTACCGCAATCAACATGCTGGATTTATTGAATCAGATGCCAAAACCGGCGGATACTACTTCCGACACCGCTACTAGCACTGACACCGACAGTCCCGAGACCATTACGGAGATCGATCCGGAGATGCTCAGTACACTCAAAGCGTTTCTGCAGTTACCGATGCTGAATACGCTTACTGACGCCCAGCAAAAAGCAGATGTCTCCCGGCAGATTATTGAACTTGGCAAGAAGATGTCCGCCAATACCGATTCGGGTATGACACTGTCGGATACGAAAGAGAATGTATCTTTTACAGATGACCAGATTAACAACGCTATCGATGCCATTGCTAAGACCAATGGCGAATATAACTTCCATTATATCGGTATGATCGCCTTGATCCTGATTGCGATATACCTAATCAGTGCCTTGTTCAGTCTGATCATGGGACTCGTGATGTCAGGCGTTTCTCAGCGTACAGTGTACGACTTACGGCGGGAAGTCGATAACAAGCTGCCCAAACTGCCCTTGAAATATTATGATATGCACCCGTATGGCGATATCCTCAGCCGCGTGACCAATGACATCGATACAATTGCCAATACCTTGCAGCAAAGTTTGACCCAAATCATTACCTCTGTCATCACCATTATCGGGTATATCATCATGATGCTGACAATCAGTCCGGCACTCACCCTCATCGTCATTTTTTCCCTGCCGCTCTATGCCATTGCCACCATGGCAATAGCGAAGAAGTCCCAGAAATATTTCGCTGCCCAGCAAAAAGAGCTCGGTGATCTCAGCGGCCATGTTGAGGAAATGTTTAACGGGCATAAGATTGTCAAAGCGTTTGGTAAGGAGAACGATGCCATTGAACAATTTGAAGCGATGAACAGCAGGCTTTTCACGGCCGGCTGGAAAGCCCAATTTGTATCAGGCATCATGTTTCCACTGATGAACTTTATCAGTAATCTGGCTTATGTCGGCATTTGCGTCCTCGGTGGCATCTGGATCACCCGAAGTCTGCTGGGATTGGGTGATATCATTGCCTTCATTCAGTATTCCAGATCCTTTACCATGCCGATCATCCAGACCGCCAATATCGCCAACATTATTCAGTCGACGGTCGCCTGTGCCGAACGTGTTTTTGAAATTTTGGATGAACAGGAAGAGATCCCCGACAGCCCGGAAGCGGTTACCCTCAGTGCGCCTAAAGGCGATATTCAGATCGAACATGTCAGTTTCCGCTATAAAGACAATGTCCCTTTGATCGAGGATATGAATCTGAACGTGAAGTCAGGCGATACCATTGCCATCGTTGGTCCCACCGGCGCCGGGAAAACGACGCTGGTCAACCTCTTGATGCGTTTCTATGAGATCAATTCAGGAAAAATCAGCATTGACGGTGTCGACATTAAGGATATGAAACGCAGCGAGCTGCGTAAGCTGTTCGGAATGGTACTTCAGGACACATGGCTGTTTAACGGGTCTATCCGAGACAATATTGCCTATTCCAAAGAAGATGCAACAATGGATCAAATTGTTCAGGCTGCCAAAGCGGCGTACGCCGACCACTTTATTCGGACTCTTCCAGAAGGGTATCATACGATTCTGAATGAAGAAGCGACGAATATATCCCAAGGACAAAAACAGCTTCTGACAATTGCCCGGGCAATCCTGGCCGATCCGGCGATTCTAATCTTAGACGAAGCGACCAGCAGTGTGGATACCCGTACAGAAGTACTGATCCAAAAAGCGATGGTCAATCTAATGCGAGGCCGTACCAGCTTTGTTATCGCTCATCGTCTTTCTACCATCCGAGAAGCCGAAATGATCCTGGTGATGAATAATGGCAGTATCATTGAGGTGGGCAATCACAAGGAACTTCTGGCTAAGGGCGGTTTTTACAGTGATCTCTACACCAGTCAGTTTGCCGGGGAAGACGAGACTGCTGTTTAAAACTTTAATAGTACCCTTAATTATTTACCGATTAGTTTTAGTGACGACTTAAGCACTTAAAACTCGTACCAGCTTATTTTTGATTGCTGATACGAGTTTTTTCTTTTGTATATCTCAATTTTTCTTCGGTATATATCTATTGTTAATAATGACGAAGTTTTAAAGATTAGTTCACCGTCTCATAACTTTCAACCTTATTCCGGCCTTTCCTTTTGACATGGTACAGGGCCTTGTCGGCCTGCGCAATCAGCTCATCCATGTCGCATGATAAATCAGGAAAAGAAGATATGCCAATGGATAACGTCAAGCATTCATTGGAATTAGCTTCACTGAAGCGAAATTCGTGATTACTAAATGCTTTTCTTAAACGCTCCATGACCCCACTGGCTTCATGGGCATTGATATCCGGCATAATGACTAAGAACTCGTCTCCCCCGTAACGAAAAACGATATCGGACTTCCTGAGTGTTGAATTGAGAAGCTGCGCCGTCTTTTTTAACACCTCGTCGCCGCTATAATGCCCATACGAATCGTTGTACTGCTTAAAGTAATCGATATCAATAATACAGAGGGCCAGAGGCTTTTGACTCCTTACGGCTCTGCTCATCTCCTGATCTAGTCTTTGCTTAAAATACCGGAAATTATACAGTTCCGTAAGACCATCCGTGATGGATAGCTTTTTAAGCAGTTGCTGTGTTTTCCAATTGTGCTCGACGACGACGGCGATAATAGTTGAAGCAAAAAAGTTCGTTGCGGTTAAAATCAATTCTCGAAGAAAAAAAGGGTTATCATGTCTGATCCAGATATTCAAGGGATCCGCCACGGCCAAAACGCTGCAGACGAAAGCGACAAAAAGGCCAATATATCCAAAAAGAAGCGGTGCTATTAAGGTGATAATCAAGATTATACTACCGGCTATGGTCCCCGGCATGACCTTAAGATGACCAAAAACAAACACCCCAATGAGAATGCCAATGATGATACAGCTGGCAGCTAATTTTCGATTATTGGACATCCGCTCTTTGAGCAATGCCTCCAAATCCCGACTGATTTTATTTATTTCACGAATCATTTGAGTATATACCCCTTTTTAAGTAAAACTTGGCTGGCGCCAAGTCCTCAGACGAAGACGGCAGCTATAGCTGCACTTAAGTATTCAGAACGTGAATCAAACTTTCTGGGACAGAAAGTCACTTAGAGTTTTTCTGATATACTAAGAAAAAACAACCGGTTCCGGTTGTGATAAAGCCTAATATCAATATCGACAAAATACAACATTTCTTTAGTAAATTTCACAAATAATAACTTATCGCAACCAATGTTTTTTCCAGAAAAGAATAAGAACGGCGCCGATGATCATAACCGATATAAGATAAAATACCGGCAAGGCATAGGTCGAGTGGGCCAATGGCATATGCTGAAAGTTCATCCCGAAAAATGACGTTAACAGATTGATGGGCAGAAGGATCGTGGCCAAAAGAGTGAGTACTTTCATAATATCATTGGCGCGATTGTCATTAGCCTGTTGATATGTCTCTAAAAGCACTTCGATCAATTCATGCGTCTGACGGGCATTTTCGAGTTTCTGCTGAGTTTCGGCGACAAGGTCCTGCCACGATGGGGTGCCGTTATCATACCTGTCCATTGCTGAAAGCCTGCGGAAAATAGTACCATGCGCATTGAGCGATTTCTTGAACCCAAGTATTTTTTTATGCAGCTGGATGATTTGGCTTCTTTGTCGCCGGTGAGGATTTTCCATGATATCTTCTTCGATCTGGTTCATTTCCTCTTCCAGCATTTCTAATTGTTCTTGATGGTGGTCAAGTATTGTCATGCCTAAAAGCTGGGCCAGATCGGAAGGTGTTCGCAACAAATCCCTTCGCGCCCAGTCCGCTATCCGTTCTATGTCGATCCAGTCGTTCTTCAGCATCGTGATGTTATGCCGCGTTAAAAAAAGTTGTATATCCTCTTCTTTATTATTGGAGTCAAAATCACTGTAGCGGACTAAAAACAGGGATGGATTTAGTCGTTCAAAGCGATAGTCCGTACATTGCAGCAAAGAAGGCAGCCCATCCAGGGTGTGGTTAATGTCATCAGTATCTGGTAAGCGCGCTAAGTGTTCGGCTAAATTGCTCCATTCCGCACTATTGAACAATGATAGGGTAAAACGGGGTAGTCCTCCCTCTATCAGCTTATCCGTAAGCGAGTCTATTTTATCTATCCCGTTTATGGAAATAACATAGTGTTCCATAGACCCTTCACCTCAATATCACTATATCATATTTATCGCATCAGGTCATCGACAGCAGAAAATATCTGTGCCTTGACCCTTTCTTTCATCGCTTCGGCTTCCACCATGGTTTGTCCCTTAAGGCAGAAATAGAACCGTATCTTAGGCTCCGTTCCGGATGGACGCACCATTACGTACCCGCCTCCTTCAAAGGAAAATCTAAGAACGTTTGCCTGAGGAAGACCAATCATTTCTCTTCTGCCCGTTGCCAGCCATAATCGCGTATCAATCTGATAGTCTTCAATTTTTTCCAAGCGCAGGCCGCCCAGTGTATTCGGCTTCATCACTCGCAGACGGTCCATGATCCGATCGATAGACTCTTTTCCCTGCTTACCCGATAACGTCACTGCAACCTGTTCATCAAGATAGGTGCCGTAGCGTTTGAAAATATGCTCCAGAACCTCCGGTAACGTCTTATTCTGGATCCGGCTGAAATAGAGCGCGGCTTCGGCCAGCAGCGCCGCTGCCTGAACTGCATCTTTATCCCGTGCGTACGTTCCGGCGAGGTAGCCATGGCTCTCTTCAAAGCCAAATAAAAACGTTCCCCATCCTTCTTCCATCTTCCTAATTTGTTCACCGATATATTTGAACCCCACATGCACATTGATCGCTTTCATCCCGAAATCCATGGCGATAGCATCACCCAGATCTGTCGAGGCTACCGTTTTAACCACCACACCGTTCTCCGGCAGCGTTCCCTGTGCATTTTTCTGTGAGAGCACGTAGTATTCTAAAATAACGCCAATTTGATTACCGGTAAATCGAATCCACGCGCCCTGTCTATCTCGCGCATAGATACCTACTCTGTCAGCATCCGGATCAGTAGCCAGTACTAAATCCGCCTCCTTTTCCTTCGCCAAATTCAGAGCCATGATAAAGGCAGAAGGATCTTCGGGATTAGGCGAATTTACGGTCGCAAACTCCGGATCAGGCTGTTCTTGTTCTGGAACAGTCCATAGTGAGGTGAATCCCATATTTTGCAGCGCCCGTTGCACAGGTATTCCGCCTGTTCCATGTAGTGGTGTAAATACAATCTTTAAATTCTTTCCCTCTGTGCGGGTAAGATTGGGAGAAAGCAGTGTCTTTTGAATTTCAGATTCGTAAGCAGCGTCAACCTCAGGTCCGACGATTGTAAGCAGCCCTGCTTCACGGGCTGCATTCTCGTCCATAGGGTATACTTCCCAACACGTGGTTTCGGCCATTTTCAAGGCAATCTGCTCAGCCTGCAAAGGGGGAATCTGGCCGCCATCTTCCCAATACACCTTATAACCGTTGTATTCTTTGGGATTGTGGCTGGCGGTAATATTGACACCGGCAATTGTTCCTAAATATCTGACGGCGAAGGAAAGTTCCGGCGTTGGCCGGAGGCTCTCAAAAAGAAAGGCTTTTACCTTATTTGTTGCAAGGACCAACGCGGTTTCCAGCGCGAATTCCCGCGAGAAACGCCTGTTATCGTATGCGATAACGACACCCCTAAGACAGGCTTGCTGTCCATAGGCCAGGATCATATCCGCAAGCCCCTGAGTAACCTTGCGGATAACATAGCGATTCATGCGATTCGTTCCCGCTCCAAGTACACCGCGCAACCCTGCCGTACCAAATTCAAGATCCATATAAAACCGGTCTTCTAACTCTTTCGGATCGGTGATCGCCAATAATTCCTGCCGGGTCAGTGCGTCAAAATAATTATCTTCCGTCCATAAACGCAGGGTATTTCTATATGATTTTTCAGAATCCATTTCTCTTGGTCTCCTCTTATCTATTCTCTGTGGGAGCA is a genomic window containing:
- a CDS encoding phospho-sugar mutase encodes the protein MDSEKSYRNTLRLWTEDNYFDALTRQELLAITDPKELEDRFYMDLEFGTAGLRGVLGAGTNRMNRYVIRKVTQGLADMILAYGQQACLRGVVIAYDNRRFSREFALETALVLATNKVKAFLFESLRPTPELSFAVRYLGTIAGVNITASHNPKEYNGYKVYWEDGGQIPPLQAEQIALKMAETTCWEVYPMDENAAREAGLLTIVGPEVDAAYESEIQKTLLSPNLTRTEGKNLKIVFTPLHGTGGIPVQRALQNMGFTSLWTVPEQEQPDPEFATVNSPNPEDPSAFIMALNLAKEKEADLVLATDPDADRVGIYARDRQGAWIRFTGNQIGVILEYYVLSQKNAQGTLPENGVVVKTVASTDLGDAIAMDFGMKAINVHVGFKYIGEQIRKMEEGWGTFLFGFEESHGYLAGTYARDKDAVQAAALLAEAALYFSRIQNKTLPEVLEHIFKRYGTYLDEQVAVTLSGKQGKESIDRIMDRLRVMKPNTLGGLRLEKIEDYQIDTRLWLATGRREMIGLPQANVLRFSFEGGGYVMVRPSGTEPKIRFYFCLKGQTMVEAEAMKERVKAQIFSAVDDLMR